GGCGGGCCAATATACCTTGAATCAAGATATTGTTGAATTTCATTTGCAGATCCCAACACCATGGTTGTACGGTCGTAACCTTTATAAATGTACTTGTGAATATATTTGACACATCGCATACCTGCACATACCTCTACATTAATATGACAGTTGAACCGTTTGGAAAGATAAGGATTGTAAGGTACAACATCCCTATTATCAACTTCGTGCCCTCGAACAACATATACTTTGCCATCACTACGACGACGATAGATGGGATATCCATCTTGGTCCATGGTAGTTGATTCTGCAAAGGCTCGAGGATATCTTTTAGtacacttttcattttccatacATGATGCATTCGGATTTCGAGCACCGCATGGTCCATGCACCATACAACTCTTGACAGTTTCGAAAAGCGTTGGTTCATCATTTGGATCTGGGAACTCGGCACAGATTAAGTTGTCTACTTGAGCGCAAGTTCGAATCTTACATGGTCCTTCTAGAAAAAGAAGTGCGTGCATATGTGGTAGACCTCGTTTTTGAAATTCAATTGTATAAACATGTGCCACTTTTTTACCAAACACTTTGTTTGTTTCAATCTCCTTCATCAAAGCCTTTCtttttaactcaaaaacacGGGCAACTAAATCAGGACGATCTGTAGGTTTTTGATGAGGCAACAAAGCTGAAGTAATTTCCGGCCAATTGGGATTTGCAGTCATGGTGAGAAAAATATCAGGGTGCTGGTTGTAGCGTGTGATAGCCATTGAATCCTGAAAGATCTCAAACATGTGTCTTGGACCACCAACAAAAGAAGATGGCAAAATAAATCGTTTACCAATTTGGTTAGGGTTTAGCTCATCTGGATGGATACCAGTAAAATCTTGGTAGAGTCCAGTACGAAATTTGTCTTGATTGAGCTTATAGTATGTTAATCGATTTTGCTCGGTTGCAGCCCAAGCATCCACCAGAAACTCCTGGAAGAGTTTACCTGACCTCAAAATTGTTGAATACTCATTCGGACGCTCAAACAATCGATAACTATAAAATTGCAGCTGAGTAAGTCGATCAGAAGATAGTTGATTAGTCCGAGTATCCCACTTTTTCATCTCAGGTTCCCATCCAAGCTCTCCATATGGGAACAGTAAAACATAATGTAGTGGCAAGTATGCTGGGTGGCATTCATTAATTCGCATTAACCCATTATCTCCTCTCAGATGTAAGATGATATCTCTCATTCCACTGGCCTTAGTTCCATCCCCTGGTACTACAACCGCAATCTCATCTATTGTCGGTAAATTGTATCGTCGTCGATCTGTAGATGAACTGTAGTGAAGATGGGCCGGTAAATTCTGTCCTGTCTCAGCTAAGTGATTCAAAACCGCATAAGCTTGGCGAAATTTACCTACAAAGGCATTAACCTCTAATAAACTGCCTTGTATTGTTTCAAGGACATCCCTTCTTAATTGAGGATTTCTCTGACTACGAATGTTTAAAGCAGAATTAGGGTCATAAATATACAATTGAGCATATGATCCAATCTGACCTGCTTGCGGTAGTAGTGATCCTGTTCGATGTCGTAATTCCCCATGGATAGTGAATGGAGTAGGACCCTTCCCACTAAGTACTCTTGGATCCAATGTAGTGCCAAGGCTAGTAAAAGCATTGGCTGCATTGTAATCTCGAGTATTACTTCGAAACGATTTGGATCTAACATCATCACCATCATACAATGCTTTAAGAGGCGGAGGGGGTGTAGAAAGCAAATGTAGCTTTATTGTACCTTGCAGACAGCAAGTTCCAAATAAGGGATTCTTTTTAGAAGATCTTGCCAACTTTTCGTCCATCCAATGTAAGGCTTGACAGTGAGAACATAGAATGTCCATCTTGCCAAGATAATGCCTGCCTAAATTTATATGTGCAAGACTATGAACTCTTGAACTCGTAGGGATATTTTCAATGTTAACACCATAAGAAAGATCCTCTTGGTTGATTTGGCTTGTAGGAGTTGACCTGCAAATATTGTGATTCACATGACCAATTTGAGGGTGTtccaattttaaatttaagGATATTATCTTAAGAATTAAACATGTTTTACCAGTTTCTTTGTGGAGCGGACGATGTGCTTGGCAAGGACATCAAACATGTGGAATTGTTCCTTGTTTTAGGTAAGTAGGATGCCGGCTCAGTCACTATGTTAGCCAAATTGGTAGAAACAATGTGCGTAACCCTTTGACGCTTTTGCGCAGGCTCGGTCCCATTGGTAGAAACTGTTCCTTGTTCCGAGCAAGTAGGATGTAGGCGACTGGCTGTGGTAAAAGAGGTTATCTGTTGTACAGATTGAAGACATTGTCGCTTTTGTGGAGGGTCTACTCGTAAGCGTTGTCCAAGGGGAATCGCAATGCATTGTTTTAATCTCTTTTCTCGATCTCGTCGCACACGTTGGGCTAATGTTGCTTTAGATATAACATTATCATTGAGTGCCTATAATATGAGACTTGTTATAAAATCTTATAGGTTGTATGTTCATCAATCACCATTTAAATCAGCATATATGTCACAATTTATATAACTTAAAAGTAAGAGTTTGATAACGGCAACATAGTGTCAATGACTTCTAATGTGAATGCTCAAAATTAACGATAACACAACCTTGTGCAAATATTCATCCGAAAGTACATTATCTTTGTGCATGGTACACACACAACATAACATTAGTTCTACATGATAGTCcacaaatacagaaaaatatgatATTCCAAtaggttcttttcttttttatggagTTTACTCAGTATGTATGGTAAGACAAACTttaataaatttacaaagagtCGTACCGTGGATTTTGCATGTAGTGCATTCTGTTGTAGAGATTGCAGACATTGTCGCTTTTGTGGAGGGTCTACTCGCAAGCATTGTCCAAGGGGAATCGCAGTGCATTGTTGTAATCTATTTTCTCGATCTCGTCGTGCACGTTGGGCTAATGTTGCTCTCGATATAAAATTATCATTGAGTGCCTATAATATGAGACTTGTGTTATGAAATCTTATAGGTGGTATGTTCATCGGTCCACAAATATAGCAAAATTATGATTTTCGATCAGGTTCCATTTTTGTGGAGTTTATTCACTATATATTCTAAGACAAACTTCAATAAATTGTCAAAGAGTTGTACCTTGGAGTTTTCTTCGCCCCTATTTGCATATCTTCCAGTCTGTTTTCCCTTACCCATAGAGGTTCCCTTCAGTTTTTCCACAGCTATTGCATCTGCCATTCTTTTCTCCTATTGATAAATAGGTGACATGCATCtgtaatgttttaaaaataagaaaacaaatttaGTTGGGGGATGTACCTGACGAATACGAATCTCAAGCTCATCGTGGATTACAACTCCATTTCTATGATGAAGAAGATCAACCTATAAATGGAAATTGAATAAAGAGGTCAAAAAAAGTTGCACCAAGAAGTTATGGATTATAGGAAAAAAAACTGTAGATGACTTCTACTGTGATtgatcaaaccaaacataataataatttggACAAACATTCAGTAGAGACTCAATAGTATATAGTAAACTTCACATTCAATTCTCATGGGGTGTACTTGCTAAATCTCTTTAGGCACGGACAATTCCTAGTATATCTTTATGAAGACAAACATCAAGAAATGTAAGGAGAATCGTACCGAGACATTTTCTTTTCCGTTGTTCGAACATGTAGACTTTTGTTTCCCCTTGCCAATAGAGTTTGCCTTTCGTTTTTCCACAACTTTTGCTTTAGCATTTCGTTCCTCCTTTAAACAAATAGGTATCATGCATTAAGAAATATCTAAAACATGatacaaaaaatatatgaatCTAAAGGCAGTACTTCACAAAAATAAACCGACTCAAACTTAAACCAATTTATTGTGGGCGTACTTGACGATTATGAAGTTCTAACTCATCGCGGATCACAACTCCACCATTTCTATGTTGACGAAGTTCAACCTGCAAAGTGATTTGTGAGAGGTTAAAGAAGTTATATGAAGATGTAGACTAAATGAGAAAAGCATAAATGCGGCTTGAATTAATTTGAAAAGCACAGAGACTTGTACCAAGGCATTATCTTTCCGCTTGTCCGCACATGTagccttttgttttccttttcccatACGGTTTGCCTGTAGTTTTTCCGCAGCTATTGCTTGAGCCCTTCGTTTTTCCTTTCAGCGAATAGATAACATGTACATGAGTAAGTTGGGGGAAAACAATATGAAGAAATGAACATGGATAAAAGACTCAATTGGTGAACTTACTTCACGAATACGAATAGCGTTGAGTTCTTGCTCATCGCGTATCACAACCCTGACATtgtttttttggaggagttcaACCTATATACAGAAAATTATTTGCGAGAATAAAGTCAGACCAAGAAGATGTCGACTTGCATAAGAAAAGAATTAACGGAGCCTTCAATTACCGTTCTTTGCAAGTGTTTGTCTGCCTGTTCAACATGAGATAAAGAACAAAGCATATGAGAATTCATATAGATAGATACGCCAAGCATGCTTAACTCGTAGTGGGACAAATGACTTACTTGACCGAAAATAGTAATGTTATCCATGATTCTAGAGTTAGCTTAGTTAGCTTAGACCTTGATAAGTCGCTACAGGTAGTACTGCAAAACCTGTCAAGTTTCATATGTAAGCCAGTGACCATTTAAAGATTCGTGCATGTGTCAATTATAATGTTAAATTAAGGTAGGACCATAAGTCAATTGATTTGgaaatatatgaaaaaataatattaaaagtTGATTCTCTACCTACCAAAATTTAAAGGGTTCTTCCTCTTATTCTTCATCATATATGGGCAGTCAAAATATAGAGGCAATCACACCATCAATTTATCCCTTCCTACGTCAGCTAAAAACAATATTCATTGTCAAGGACACCATCTATGTATCTTGtgttgattttaattttggCCAGTTATCCCTAAATTTCCATGTGCGTtattttaaaagttttgatttgcattttttgtgggGGTCCATGAAACGAAATCGGGTTATACAAAAAAGATAGAGTTTATGATCGAGATCAGCGAAAAAACCCACCCAAAGAAGCATGGACCCTTAAAAGAGTATCGTCCGATACTCTCTTTTCGTGTCTATTATTATGAGAAAACTTGTAAGAACTTCTGCAGCGTTCCTAATtgtccctgtttttttttttgtgtaaaaattgTAATATATCTCCACCGCTTCGTCGTCATACCAGTTAAATTGTCTATTAGTATGGTTGGAAAACGTCAAGAGAGCTGATTcgaaagtgggaaaaaaaacatactttTTAGGGGAAatcttatttacggagctcCGTAAATAAGAATTTACGGAACTCGCGACCGTCGAAAAGTATTTTGGTCgatttggaccattgattgctaAAATGAACGGTTGAGATCTTGCAGGTTCCGTATTCGTTTTTAAAGGCTACTACTTACTTAGGTTTTCGTTCATTTCAAAGTGCAAAGTCTATATACTTTTGAGCAATAGACTTTCGTTCATTCCTAAGTGAACCGAACCAAAGTATTAGCAAAAACCTAGAATTTAACCAGGtcctcaaaatcaaaatccagaATTTCTTGACAAAAATTACTTATGGGGTAAAAGTTACTCTGTTAAAACCCAAAACTTTCCCCCAACAAACAGTACACCCATTGAATTTTTCCACACCAGCAGTAtaagcaaaaccctaaattaaTTGGGTTTGATTGAgctccaccaaaaaaaaaaaaaaaaacgaacagtATAAGCAAAACAACCCACATAATAACAGATTATTAGCAAACCCACCCAGAAAACAGAGTATTaccaaacccaccaaaaaaaaaaagtattaacaAACGCACAAAATTTTTTGTTGAGTTTCCAGCAGGTAAAAATCAGAGAAGTTACCTGTAGAAAATGATAGTTGAGGAGAGTGATATGAGAGCAGAACAGTAGAGATCAAGCGAAAGGGTTTTGCAATTTTGGGGTTTTTCGTTTCAACATCGGGTAAAGAATTTTAAATGGTAGAATGGGTTTCTTGTCTTGAGCAAATAAAGCCACTGATGACAGAATGGGTTCTACTTCAGTACTCCACTGAATGACGTTTTTGAGCGGGCAAATGGTGGAAGGCCTAAAATGATCCTAACCATGGGTTTGTAGCTTGttcaatctgagccgttgaGCACTTTAGTAGAACCCAATCATGACCATTGTTTCATGTGGAAATCAATCTGAGCCCTACAATGTgtatgtattttcaaaaaagatGAGCTTCCTTATCAGATAATCTATTTTCTCGATCTCGTCGTGCACGTTGGGCTAATGTTGCTCTCGATATAAAATTATCATTGAGTGCCTATAATATGAGACTTGTGTTATGAAATCTTATAGGTGGTATGTTCATCGGTCCACAAATATAGCAAAATTATGATTTTCGATCAGGTTCCATTTTTGTGGAGTTTATTCACTATATATTCTAAGACAAACTTCAATAAATTGTCAAAGAGTTGTACCTTGGAGTTTTCTTCGCCCCTATTTGCATATCTTCCAGTCTGTTTTCCCTTACCCATAGAGGTTCCCTTCAGTTTTTCCACAGCTATTGCATCTGCCATTCTTTTCTCCTATTGATAAATAGGTGACATGCATCtgtaatgttttaaaaataagaaaacaaatttaGTTGGGGGATGTACCTGACGAATACGAATCTCAAGCTCATCGTGGATTACAACTCCATTTCTATGATGAAGAAGATCAACCTATAAATGGAAATTGAATAAAGAGGTCAAAAAAAGTTGCACCAAGAAGTTATGGATTATAGGAAAAAAAACTGTAGATGACTTCTACTGTGATtgatcaaaccaaacataataataatttggACAAACATTCAGTAGAGACTCAATAGTATATAGTAAACTTCACATTCAATTCTCATGGGGTGTACTTGCTAAATCTCTTTAGGCACGGACAATTCCTAGTATATCTTTATGAAGACAAACATCAAGAAATGTAAGGAGAATCGTACCGAGACATTTTCTTTTCCGTTGTTCGAACATGTAGACTTTTGTTTCCCCTTGCCAATAGAGTTTGCCTTTCGTTTTTCCACAACTTTTGCTTTAGCATTTCGTTCCTCCTTTAAACAAATAGGTATCATGCATTAAGAAATATCTAAAACATGatacaaaaaatatatgaatCTAAAGGCAGTACTTCACAAAAATAAACCGACTCAAACTTAAACCAATTTATTGTGGGCGTACTTGACGATTATGAAGTTCTAACTCATCGCGGATCACAACTCCACCATTTCTATGTTGACGAAGTTCAACCTGCAAAGTGATTTGTGAGAGGTTAAAGAAGTTATATGAAGATGTAGACTAAATGAGAAAAGCATAAATGCGGCTTGAATTAATTTGAAAAGCACAGAGACTTGTACCAAGGCATTATCTTTCCGCTTGTCCGCACATGTagccttttgttttccttttcccatACGGTTTGCCTGTAGTTTTTCCGCAGCTATTGCTTGAGCCCTTCGTTTTTCCTTTCAGCGAATAGATAACATGTACATGAGTAAGTTGGGGGAAAACAATATGAAGAAATGAACATGGATAAAAGACTCAATTGGTGAACTTACTTCACGAATACGAATAGCGTTGAGTTCTTGCTCATCGCGTATCACAACCCTGACATtgtttttttggaggagttcaACCTATATACAGAAAATTATTTGCGAGAATAAAGTCAGACCAAGAAGATGTCGACTTGCATAAGAAAAGAATTAACGGAGCCTTCAATTACCGTTCTTTGCAAGTGTTTGTCTGCCTGTTCAACATGAGATAAAGAACAAAGCATATGAGAATTCATATAGATAGATACGCCAAGCATGCTTAACTCGTAGTGGGACAAATGACTTACTTGACCGAAAATAGTAATGTTATCCATGATTCTAGAGTTAGCTTAGTTAGCTTAGACCTTGATAAGTCGCTACAGGTAGTACTGCAAAACCTGTCAAGTTTCATATGTAAGCCAGTGACCATTTAAAGATTCGTGCATGTGTCAATTATAATGTTAAATTAAGGTAGGACCATAAGTCAATTGATTTGgaaatatatgaaaaaataatattaaaagtTGATTCTCTACCTACCAAAATTTAAAGGGTTCTTCCTCTTATTCTTCATCATATATGGGCAGTCAAAATATAGAGGCAATCACACCATCAATTTATCCCTTCCTACGTCAGCTAAAAACAATATTCATTGTCAAGGACACCATCTATGTATCTTGtgttgattttaattttggCCAGTTATCCCTAAATTTCCATGTGCGTtattttaaaagttttgatttgcattttttgtgggGGTCCATGAAACGAAATCGGGTTATACAAAAAAGATAGAGTTTATGATCGAGATCAGCGAAAAAACCCACCCAAAGAAGCATGGACCCTTAAAAGAGTATCGTCCGATACTCTCTTTTCGTGTCTATTATTATGAGAAAACTTGTAAGAACTTCTGCAGCGTTCCTAATtgtccctgtttttttttttgtgtaaaaattgTAATATATCTCCACCGCTTCGTCGTCATACCAGTTAAATTGTCTATTAGTATGGTTGGAAAACGTCAAGAGAGCTGATTcgaaagtgggaaaaaaaacatactttTTAGGGGAAatcttatttacggagctcCGTAAATAAGAATTTACGGAACTCGCGACCGTCGAAAAGTATTTTGGTCgatttggaccattgattgctaAAATGAACGGTTGAGATCTTGCAGGTTCCGTATTCGTTTTTAAAGGCTACTACTTACTTAGGTTTTCGTTCATTTCAAAGTGCAAAGTCTATATACTTTTGAGCAATAGACTTTCGTTCATTCCTAAGTGAACCGAACCAAAGTATTAGCAAAAACCTAGAATTTAACCAGGtcctcaaaatcaaaatccagaATTTCTTGACAAAAATTACTTATGGGGTAAAAGTTACTCTGTTAAAACCCAAAACTTTCCCCCAACAAACAGTACACCCATTGAATTTTTCCACACCAGCAGTAtaagcaaaaccctaaattaaTTGGGTTTGATTGAgctccaccaaaaaaaaaaaaaaaaacgaacagtATAAGCAAAACAACCCACATAATAACAGATTATTAGCAAACCCACCCAGAAAACAGAGTATTaccaaacccaccaaaaaaaaaaagtattaacaAACGCACAAAATTTTTTGTTGAGTTTCCAGCAGGTAAAAATCAGAGAAGTTACCTGTAGAAAATGATAGTTGAGGAGAGTGATATGAGAGCAGAACAGTAGAGATCAAGCGAAAGGGTTTTGCAATTTTGGGGTTTTTCGTTTCAACATCGGGTAAAGAATTTTAAATGGTAGAATGGGTTTCTTGTCTTGAGCAAATAAAGCCACTGATGACAGAATGGGTTCTACTTCAGTACTCCACTGAATGACGTTTTTGAGCGGGCAAATGGTGGAAGGCCTAAAATGATCCTAACCATGGGTTTGTAGCTTGttcaatctgagccgttgaGCACTTTAGTAGAACCCAATCATGACCATTGTTTCATGTGGAAATCAATCTGAGCCCTACAATGTgtatgtattttcaaaaaagatGAGCTTCCTTATCAGATAGATTGTGCAAAATACTGTATATGTTGTTGTGTTCGTAAACTTCCTCTCGTGAGAAAGCTCCAGCAATTATACGGGAgaatttgtttactttttgtaCATCTAAAGATTGGTTTGCCGACATGaaatttagagatttttttagGTGTTAATAGTTTTTGTAGGGTCAGTTTAGACATGGTTTTGTCCCGATTATAATTGGgcaatttttttgtctatattgtatacatcagtggAGGGCTAGTGAGGGAATTAGTCAAATGAGGGTCCGGCTATCTGTTGTCCTGAACTCCAAACGCCTCTAACGATGCTCGAACCTTGACCTTCCTTGTGAAAGAACGTGAAGATAACCGCTAAGCTCCAAACCCTTTGCCCCTCAAAATTCAATTGACGTACAGTGTTGGGACCCGAAAATATCCTGGAGTTGAATTATAAAAAAGCAAATGAGATATTATCTAATATCTGTCTTTATGTCATACTTGCCTTGTGGGGTACATATTAATGGATTGAAAccttcaaggaaaaaaaaagaacataaaataTACTACTGTTGTGGAATCAGATGATGCCATATCCATCTGATATGGTTTTTGGCCAATTGTCATTTGCCTTGAGATTGCTTCCCCAATCCCATACACAAAATGCCATTCCTTGCTTCTCTCTCTGGCCCCTTCAACTTTTAGCCATTCCGTGTATGGGGCCACGAGGGTCAAGGTATATTTTCTACTCAATTTTCTTGATAAACACAATCACCACTGCTATCCGTACCGACGGTGACGGATAGCATACCGACCACCTACCGACGGCTGCATCGGGCCATTTCCGGCCACTCGATGGCCAATTTTCGAGTCgtcaaaaaattttataaaaaaaaaattgaataggcctacacgggaatcaacggcatcttaCGTGcataggtgctcaatccaaacacctcattttctcatatatacatgtatatgtgTATTATGTATATACGACGTGcgtaggtgctcaatccaaacatctcattttttcgtatatacaatgtatacatgtatatacGAAAAATGAGGTGTTTGGATTGAACACCTacgcacgtcggatgccgttgattcccgcgtgggcccactcggattttttttttagaatttttggacggttcgagAATCgaccatccggtggccggagcgGCCCAGCACGGCCGTCGGTATGCTattggtcggtaccaatatcatttctatCTGAAACACAATTGTTTTGGATATGTTTGTTTGGATTCTGTAGGACCATTGGTTTCTGATATTTGTAAAAACGAATCAGAGTGATAAACAAAAGTTTATTTACTTAAAGAGAGAAACTTTATTCAATCCGcctgtgaataagttttttacGATTTTGCGCAATTTTAGTTgtacaaaagtgttttgaatgattCGAATTAATAACAATATATTGGAAACAATATAGATTGTctattactgtttttttttatcatgattGTCTATTACTgttaattgattatttttaatacggattatccaaaacacttttgaatgatCGAGATTGAACGCCATAAACCTTATTCAAAGCTCCTTTGTGAATaagattttctctctttcttactTAAATTGCTTGGGGCAAAAGCACTTCCCAAAAGAAACTTTTATTTGTAAACTGGTTGTTAGTTGCATCTGATTGATTCTAAACTGCACCTTTGTGTGTAAACAATGAATAGAATTGTTTTGAAAGCTAGAAACAAATGGGTTTTCTAATTTCTATAGATACAAGCACTGTTCATTTCCTAGTGAACTAGTTATGAGAGAAAATCAAAAGGTACCAAAAAGGGGAGGGACAGAAAGGTTGACTAGCTAGCACAATAAGCCAAGTTTTTGGCTCATCTCTAATAGGatcaactttttctttgatAACTCAAATGTTCTGGCGAGCATACGCGCACTTCGACTATCCATGGGGATCAATTCAACCGTCCACTAGGAGGCCCATTTAAAAACCAGAGGTCCAGAGGAAAGCTCTGTATGGAGTCTATGGATTGGCCGCAAAGGAGTCGATAGTATCTAAGAAATTTTGAACTCGAGACTTTAGAACTGTGGAAACTCTGGATTTTTCCTAATTGAGAATTCTCGAGGTCCTTCAGCTTTGATCATTCCATTATTAATCTATTGCGTCAATCGTTATCCATTCAATAGCCAATAAAGAGGCTTTTTATTCCACAAATTATGCAAGTTGTAAAGCATAACAAGTGGCTTTTGGACTTcacttttggttttgatcaatgatttcaactttgaaaaagCTTGAATCCAGTTTATTCTTGACTTCAATATGGATGCACT
The sequence above is drawn from the Rhododendron vialii isolate Sample 1 chromosome 6a, ASM3025357v1 genome and encodes:
- the LOC131330353 gene encoding uncharacterized protein LOC131330353, with amino-acid sequence MDNITIFGQADKHLQRTVELLQKNNVRVVIRDEQELNAIRIREEKRRAQAIAAEKLQANRMGKGKQKATCADKRKDNALVELRQHRNGGVVIRDELELHNRQEERNAKAKVVEKRKANSIGKGKQKSTCSNNGKENVSVDLLHHRNGVVIHDELEIRIRQEKRMADAIAVEKLKGTSMGKGKQTGRYANRGEENSKALNDNFISRATLAQRARRDRENRLQQCTAIPLGQCLRVDPPQKRQCLQSLQQNALHAKSTALNDNVISKATLAQRVRRDREKRLKQCIAIPLGQRLRVDPPQKRQCLQSVQQITSFTTASRLHPTCSEQGTVSTNGTEPAQKRQRVTHIVSTNLANIVTEPASYLPKTRNNSTCLMSLPSTSSAPQRNWSTPTSQINQEDLSYGVNIENIPTSSRVHSLAHINLGRHYLGKMDILCSHCQALHWMDEKLARSSKKNPLFGTCCLQGTIKLHLLSTPPPPLKALYDGDDVRSKSFRSNTRDYNAANAFTSLGTTLDPRVLSGKGPTPFTIHGELRHRTGSLLPQAGQIGSYAQLYIYDPNSALNIRSQRNPQLRRDVLETIQGSLLEVNAFVGKFRQAYAVLNHLAETGQNLPAHLHYSSSTDRRRYNLPTIDEIAVVVPGDGTKASGMRDIILHLRGDNGLMRINECHPAYLPLHYVLLFPYGELGWEPEMKKWDTRTNQLSSDRLTQLQFYSYRLFERPNEYSTILRSGKLFQEFLVDAWAATEQNRLTYYKLNQDKFRTGLYQDFTGIHPDELNPNQIGKRFILPSSFVGGPRHMFEIFQDSMAITRYNQHPDIFLTMTANPNWPEITSALLPHQKPTDRPDLVARVFELKRKALMKEIETNKVFGKKVAHVYTIEFQKRGLPHMHALLFLEGPCKIRTCAQVDNLICAEFPDPNDEPTLFETVKSCMVHGPCGARNPNASCMENEKCTKRYPRAFAESTTMDQDGYPIYRRRSDGKVYVVRGHEVDNRDVVPYNPYLSKRFNCHINVEVCAGMRCVKYIHKYIYKGYDRTTMVLGSANEIQQYLDSRYIGPPEAAWRIFGHHMHEELPTVTRLTIHLPGMHQFVFNPADSPETIRNRAAQEVSTLTRFFSWYASNKDAEKYTYQEFPQYFVWKSNQYWTPRVMGYAIGRMYFASPNCGELFYLRLLLTIVKGPDSYESLRTVNNVLYGSFKLACVARGLLEDDEEWIQCLQEASVMKTGYQLRRLFGVILTQCSPLHPYALWKQFCIHICDDLAHKIRTLFSIANPTEAQVEDYGLYLLDELLHESGKNLLDFPPMPIPIGNWSVVFGNRLISEHRQLQIEAQEVGIQTNIERLNNGQRAAYDAIISSIFENKGTTFFLNGGAGTGKTFLYNTIALKCRSLGYIVVNVASSGIASLLLLGGRTAHSTFRIPLDVLENSVCGFSKNSLQAELFRETKLIIWDEVAMQHKYCVEAVDRSLRDICDNEKPFGGITVVLGGDFRQVLPVVPKGVREQIVNASLRRSELWNDIHVLTLDLNMRLNPMDPENVTFARFLMEVIFSLSISF
- the LOC131328715 gene encoding uncharacterized protein LOC131328715; translation: MDNITIFGQADKHLQRTVELLQKNNVRVVIRDEQELNAIRIREEKRRAQAIAAEKLQANRMGKGKQKATCADKRKDNALVELRQHRNGGVVIRDELELHNRQEERNAKAKVVEKRKANSIGKGKQKSTCSNNGKENVSVDLLHHRNGVVIHDELEIRIRQEKRMADAIAVEKLKGTSMGKGKQTGRYANRGEENSKVFANTLVRFT